Below is a genomic region from Helicoverpa armigera isolate CAAS_96S chromosome 12, ASM3070526v1, whole genome shotgun sequence.
TAAGCCTCTTCTAATTTCGTTAGCGCATCAATAATTTTCTGTCTTAAAACATCAACAGATGAGATCGGATGAGGTTCATTGTAAACTAAGCTTTTCATATGGCCccacaaataaaaatccatGGGGTCAGGTCGGGACTTCGGGCTGGCCACGGTATGGGTCCACCTCTTCCAATCCATTTGTTCGGGTAATTAGTGTCTAGCCACTCTCTGACGCTTCTTCGGTAGTGTGCAGGGCAACCGTCATGTTGATAccacatattattatcatttaaactgAGGGGTAAATCTTCCAGTAATTGGGTAAATCatttcttaaaagttttcataATCTTCCCCATTTAAATTGTCAGGCAGAAAATGTGGCCCAATCAAATGGTTTGAGATTATTCCCATCCAGACATTCAAACTGAACCGTCTCTGTGATCCCTTTGGTCGCTTCTTattgggatttttttttttggagccCAATAATGAGCGTTGTGGTAATTGGTGATGCCGTCTTTATCAAATTTTGACTCATCTGTCCACAAGATGTGTTTTAAAAATGCTGGGTTTTCTAAATCTGCGTTGAGCATGAATCTGCAGAAATCTAATCTCCTCACGGGATCTCCTTCTTCGATAACATGTACCGGCGTGTAATGGTATGGATAAAGGCCTGCAGTATTCACTGTAAACCACACTTTCCACTGCGATATTCCAAGTTCTCGGGCAACAATATTAGTGGAAGTAGTTGGATCCGATCTAAACCGTTGTACTATTTCATTGTCTTGCTCTTCATCGTCATCATTGACACGAGGTCTGCCTAGGTCTGATCGTCGCCTCGAAACAGAGCCAGTCTCTCTTAGTCGCCGGTACACTCCGTCAAAGACACTGACATCCGGTACTCGGCGCCCGGGATAACGTGCAATGTATTCATCCCGAGCTCGCGCGGATACACAGTTGCAGTACccgtaacaaattaaaatatccgCATATTCCTCGTTCGTGAAGGTCGTCATCGTCAACAGTTCCAAATCAGAAGCACGTATCAAAGTCCAGTTAACAAGCACAGTCACAAATCGAAGGGGAAACAGTCCAGAAACACAAGCCAAGTCGAGTAAAAATCCAAGAGCACAAGTATCACATCTACTACGGACGAATCGCGTAAGCAGACTACTAAAACCAAACAGAATAACAACAAAATGGCCGAAAATTATCTATCTCGCTCACACCTACATAAACCGTCCTGCTTGCACGCACCACAGCCACCACAGCTCCATCGAAGGACAATAGTACCGTAATTTTTTGCTACTACCTGGGACccttttatgaaagttttttctAAGAACTGTGATAATACCCTAGCTTGTTATACCTTGTTGGATAGCTAAAGAAACGTAGATATTATTTAGTACATCTGCAGCATAACTGTCATagactttttttgaaatattcttaaaagaaaaaaaatgtttatacaaatttgtttagtttttaatctTTCAATCATCGACTATTACCCAGTTGGTTCAGTTACCTGCTTTTTTTGTATTGAGAATAATAAGCAAACTAATCTGCTAcacaaaaatagcaaaaacacTATGAATTAGTGCCACAAAATCAGAAAAAAGGgtcaattatacaaaaaatcttcattttatttaaaaaataatcaaaatccaaTATCTCAGTATGGGTTAGGTTTGGGGTGGGGTGTTTCATGGTCAAATCAGCTAGGAATGATGAAAACTAAAACCCCTTAAAGGATCTAGGTCGACTTAACCTGTAACCCTGTATATCtcttattaagttttttgtgtATGATcttcaatcaattattatttataaaactacagTGTGATCTTCTTATAAACATTATAGGGTAAATCACTAAGCATCTGCTGTGGAGCTCTGAAATGGCTGAAAGACAGCAACCAGAAAATATGGGATGATCTAGAAAATGAGGTTGCAAAGCTAAAAACAGAAATATCGAAAAATAcaggtattttttattcttgCTAAATCAAATTTCAAATACTTTAGCACTATAACTGAACTTTATGATTGTATCATTCAAGGGAAGTTGCACTGCTTCTTATGCATAATTTTATCTTATTGGAGTTTCTCATTTGTTCTCAATACAGCTTCAGATGACTGGCTAACAGAAGAGTAcgaaaaaataaagaagaatcAAACTCTAGTCACATTACAGTTAAAActagacaaaattaaaaaacgaaAAGACCTGTTCGATCAAATCAAAATTAGGGTTGCTAAACAGAAGACTAACTCAGCTAACAAgactattgaattttattttaataagaaagatAAAAGAGAAAAGTGtgacaattataaagaaaatgttgtGGAAGAAAAAGAGGATACAGAAGAAGATAGAGATCTTCTTCTAGAAGAATGTGAGGACAACGAGGATGGAGATTCCGAGGGTGAAGAAATTgttgaagatgatgatgacgttacAAAAGTAAGTAAGACTAGGAATTAATGTTGATTCGAAGCTGCAAAGCAAATACAAAATTCATGATTCCTGTATGAAATTGAGATACCTACATTAGTTTGAaatgttacttaaaataatgaatgaaatcAGCTCATGATATGAAGGTGTAGACCATAGTAGATCAATTACTTATTTCTATCCTGCTCTCAAGCAAAGTGTGTTTCACACACATCTTATTAAACAGGTTCCCAAATTAAAGTTGAAGCATTCATGTTACTCACTCTCCAACcacattttacttttttcaaaCATCAAATTAAACCCTTGAATGCTGGTGCGCAGATCTGCGCAAGACACAATGGATTGtatattgttctctaattagcggcattcaagagGTTAATCAGTATCTAAACAATACATGTCTTATTACCAGATATACATAAGTAGCAGGACACACAGTCAGCTGTCACAGTTCATCGGTGAAATCAAAAGGACAGTCTTTGCAGAAGATACAAGAGTGGTCACCCTAGCTTCTAGACAACACTACTGTATTAACTCTGAAGTTAATAAGCTGAAGAATGTTAATCTTATTAATGAAAGGTGATCAAGGTTTAGTTACtcatactttgtttttttttgttagttggTTAGATGTATGACCCTTGGGCCTTGTATATGTAATAGTAAACTAATTAGCTGGATACATAATCAGCTTGGAGTCTGGGCTGCTTCTGAGAAGTAAAAATGACTAAtaggaatataatttataacttcCAAGTTCCTCGTAATATATGCCTATTAATTGAGCTTTCTTTAGTTAGTGGTTACCATCTGATATTGGTACATCGTTTATACTACAAAATCCGtcagaaaaatcatttaaataccCGTCTagaaacattacaaaaacatatttacatttcCAGATGTCTAGACATGCAGAAATCGAAAACGAAATCAACCTCAGTAGGTGAGGAGGGTAAAGTTCTTAAAAAGACTAAGACAAGATCATGCACAGCCTGTCCGTACTACAATCAGACAAACATAACTCGTTTGAAGGAAAGAATGCTGGCAGATATATTGGATATGGAGGATTTAGTTAAATGTGGCAAAGAGTTGAAGGCTTGCCCTTATTATGCTTCTAGAATGGCTATGGATGATGCtgaggtatttatttaacaaatttcTTATCTAACTATAATAAAGctaaacagtttgtttgtttggctgGTACATTAATCTCGGAATCCACCTGTCTGATTTAAAACATCTGTCCGGAGTTAGATGGCTTGTTATGTTATCCGGGTATGCTTTCACATAGAGACAAAACTAAGGAAAATGTTATTATCAGATTCCTAATAGCTGCTTAAATTGAATAGCTGCAAATTATTCAATGTCCCTAGAGATCCCATATGACGGCATTTATTTAAGTGAATGTACCATTTATCATCATgtctatgatgatgatgatgatgttttactGATAAAACAGTTAAATAGTTGGTTTTACCTCTGAAATACTTTtggttttagttaagttttatttaattttccagGTAGTCCTAATAAGTCACGCAGGCATAGTAAGTTCAGGTGCCCGTTCTGGCATATCTCTAAAACTACAGAACAACATACTAATACTAGATGAGGCCCATGGTTTAACAGCAGCTTTAGAGAACGCTCACTCAGCCCCGGTGACTGTCAAACAACTGAGCTCTGTGAAGACTTTCTTGCAGTTTTATATTAACAAGTATAGAGCAAGGTTGAGTAGTAAGAATCTGTTGACTTTGAACCAGATTAGTTTTGTTGTGGGGAAGCTTTTAGGTAAGATTTCTAGTATCATAAAAGTATGGTTTCTTGGAAATGGTCTTATAACGGACTACTGTATGTCCTATTGCATATTTCAGTAAATATGATTAGTGGTTTAGTTTTTACTTGTCTTCTagatatttcttaagaaactgTGTATGCTCAGTGTCTTTAAATAAGATTCCGCAAAATTTAATTGTATGGTGCAATAAAGTGGTTTCCTTGCATTACAGGCATGATAAAACCCAAAGCAACTGAAAAGAAACAAGACGAAACTACAATTTTCACTCTTGAGGACTTTGTAATAAAAGCTGAAATCGATCACATGAACTTACGACCATTAGTAGAATTCTGCAGAAACACGAGATTAGCTCCTAAACTCCACGGTTTCTCTATGAGGTACAGTCAGCAAGCTCTTGAAGAGGAGATGAAGAAAAGCACAGTTAGCAAAAAGAGCTCTTTTGAAATGTTCATGAGTAATATTGCTAAGAAAAAAGATGGGGAGAAAGTTGCAGTTGTTCCTGAAGTTAAGCAAAACGTGACTCCGGTTCAGGTTagtgtaaaacaatatttcaatttacataaGTATTCATGTCTCGACTTTctaaaaagaaggaggttctcaattagaccacgtatattattttgttttctaaactTCTTGCAAGGCAGTGTAAAAGGAGACAAAGAGCTTACAAATGTACAAACATTACATCAGTTATGTCATctccactaatattataaagttgaagatcatgtttgtttgaacataCTTTTCTTGGGACCCCAGCCCATTTATCAAAGGGTATCTGTTTTTATACAGATGCATAAAGGAGATGTTAGATGGTAGAAGTTAGTCAACAAATAAGTATACTGTTGACTCGTTTTGTACTTAGCTTTAAATCTTCCTACAAATTTGCAAAAATTAAGTCTTATTTTAGGTGCCAACAGAAACATCAGCAGGCAGTGGATTGTACGCGATCCTAGATTTCCTAGAGATGCTATGCGACCGCAGTGAGAACGGTCGGGTGTTTGCACATAGGGACAGTGGACTCAAGTACCTGTTGTTGAACCCTGCTGAACATTTTGCTGATGTTGTGAAGGAATGTCGatctgtaagtatttattattaattatagtgAAGAAGAATGGTATTTTATATCTTAAAGCTGATTTTTCTTAACTATGATGCATAAAGAGGCGTGTTATCGAGTTACTGTTACTGTATGAGAGACTGTTTGGGTGTCTGTCTGTGACAGTGACACTGTGATtttaaacggataaaccgatgtGGATGCCATTTTTTCTGATGGAAGCTGGTGTTCCAATAATAGATGCTAGTAATTGTACTTGTAAACTTTTACGCATAGCGTATGTTAGTTCCATTGTACCCTAATCATACATTCATCACATACACAGGCAATTATAAATGGGCCATAAATTCGAACAAAACTTTCGCATTAATTAACACCATTTGGCTGGGACAAGATTTGATGGAAAGTACCTAAGTCAGTCCTGTTCAAATTCAAGGTTGATATAACAATATTTCTGGCTGTCTCATACTTGACACATTCCACCAACAAACGGTGTAGGTCTTCAACAACTCCACATTGTTCGCAGTTGGGTGAAGTAGTTTTCCTCATCAAAAACATTCGCTAAAATTAAATGCGTTGCTGGTCGGACAAAACCAGTTTttgtaatttgaatattattctCAAATCACCTACTCAGATTTATAGTACTTTCCTTCTTATTTGTTTAACTATGTGTAATTAAATACCTCGTTTCTTATTATCTCCAGGTGATAGTAGCAGGTGGTACCATGGAGCCTATATCAGAATTTCAAGCATTACTCACTTCAAACTCACGCACAGATGACACTGTAAATATAGTGAGATGTGAACATGTAGTACCTTCAGACAATGTATTAGGAGTTTGTCTATCGAAGGGACCTACCAATGTTAGTCTTAACTTCTCGTATGAGAATAGAATGTCTAATGAATTGGTAAGTAAAGTTGaagatgatttattttgttaaaaacatgagtatatgtttacaaaacacaGGTGTTGTTAAACATGAGGTGTTGAGATATGGCTCTAATTTGACTACCTAAGTCAAATTAGAGCCATATATGTTTTTGCCTGTAATTGGCGTATACAacacataatttttcaatttggtAATTTATAATGCGCTACTGTCTTTTATGACGGCTCTTATAAGTGATATGTGCTACAAATATCTGTTACGGCTAAAGCCCGAAGTGCGGCTGCACCTAGTTCTAGCCGGCTAAAGCTAGTTGTAGCTGGCCGCATGCAGCTAATGTATCCTCTTCAGTTAGCACTATGTGTAGCCTTCATAGCGGCTAGGACTAGGTATATCCTATTTCTCATTGCCTAGAACTAGGTTTTCAGTTCTTCAAAGCTTCGATTTCAAAGTTTCAGTTTTCAGAAGCTTATGGCGACAGGTACAAATGGTCAGGGACTTTAATAAAcaatacacatacataacataaataatgtagttCAAACCATTTGTAAGTTTACTCCAAATTATTTCCAGCTCAGCGAAATAGGTCGGATTCTTCGAAACATCAGCAGCATAGTACCGGGTGGCGTTGTATGTTTCCTACCATCGTATTCCTACGAACAAACAGTCTACGATCACCTAAAGAACAACAAAGTTCTAGAAGCTATTACTAAGAAGAAATCCCTGTTCCGTGAACCGAAGTCTGCTTCTGATGTTGATCAAGTGAGTTGGAATGCCTACCTTAGTTATGTCTGTAGGAATAAGGTCTATTGATAAAGAGCTGTTATGATGACCATAATGAAGGCGAACTTGGTCCGCTTTCTTCTGTGGTAATCAGTTATAcatagtatacatacatatttttgtttttcttctaggTGTTAAATAAATTCGCAGCAGCAGTAAAATGCAAAGATGGAGACCTTAATGGTGCCTTATTGTTGAGTGTTGTTGGTGGTAAGCTCAGTGAAGGACTGAATTTCAGgtactcaattattattttttctaataatattttatttgtgaagtGCACAATATGAATTAGTATTGTAACATGTAACAAGATAATATATACAAGATAAATTGCTTATCAACCAGCTATAAACACCATAGTTTGTCAATttcgaatttctagcttggtaTCTGGTGAAATCATAAAGTACTATGTCCAAATAATCTTCTAATATCAAATGACGATTCTATATTCATGGAAATTTTTCCTTCCAGCGACGATCTAGGACGATGTGTAATGGTGGTAGGCATGCCGTACCCTAACGTGAAATCACCAGAACTGCAGGAAAAGATGAGCTATTTGAACAAAGCCGCTGGTGGGGGTGCCGGCAGCATTTATTACGAAAACCTTTGTATGAAGGCCGTTAATCAATGTATTGGTGAGTTAAGTTATAACTTAAGATAAGTACACTAATTATATCGATAAACCAGTTGCAAATCTATTTGACAACTTACTGTAAGTAATCACTTAGGTGGTTATTCATTCTATGACTATTTTACATCTATACAATGTTTTCTTACAGGTAGGGCAGTAAGACATGCAAATGATTATGCCTGTGTTCTATTAGTTGATGAAAGATACTCAAGACCTCAAACTATGGCGGCATTGCCTTCATTTGTTCAGGTAAATAGACcaagttttattcataaaaaaactattcttccttattttagctttatttttgaGGAACATAATTTTCCTTTTTGCAGAAATCGCTGATATCAAATTGCAATTTCGGAACGACAATTGGAAGTGTAGCAAAGTTCTTTGCAAGAcacaaagaaaaatgaaataatgctttgttagttttaatattgctatttattgtaaaacgaattgtgataaataaaatggaatttttacatatttacattttcatttcccattatattattagtacacAAGTCTTCTATTCTTATAAACTAGTTACAAACTCTTACACAAAgactaaaaatcataaaatccaCTATCACAGGATTTTACAAggcaaaaattatttcataataaagcCTGTTCAACAAAACTTTGTCTAGCTCTAGTCTGCCAAAGCTTCTGGTAAAGTTGTACCACAAGGtccttcaaaataataatggaaGTCTGATGTAGCAGGTGTAGGCTCTATGTTAAACTCTGCTACAACTGCACCTCTGGCAGCCGCTTGGGGAGCAAACATGGCTGCTGGGTAGACCACTGATGATGTTCCAACTACTAGACATATGTCACAGGTGGCCATTGCTGcttctgaaagaaaaaaatcactCTTTACCATTTATTTTCTGTGGGGATATGAATTATGTAACTCTTCTCTTCTCTTAGAAATATGCGTTTAGGAAGAGAAATAGTTAAGTTCATGTTAAGTAAAATGTATTGCATTACATGCTGTATTTGGCTTTGATagctttttgatattttactgGGTTGTTTTGGAACAACTTACGAGCTTTTTCCATCACAGCAGGGTCCAAATTCTCCCCAAACCAAACTATATGAGGCCTTAGTAGTCCACCACAGCCAGTTTTTTTGCAATGTGGCAAAGATTTCACTGGGATATCAGAACCTACTACTGTTGCATCTGGGGCACCCTTTCCTTCTAAAGCctggaaaatataaaacaaagatgTTTAGTAACAACTCTTAAATAACAGGAATTACAGCCCCATTGACCAAGCAAAGGTCAAAGTAAACTTCAGTCCGAGGATGGTAGACCTAGACCACCTATCTATGTTCTACTGACTTCCTCTGTGTAGTCAATGAATCATTAAGGCTAATTTTTGTACCTCCTTGCTAGTAGAAAGTATGGCAACCTGGCTTGAagtcatagttgggaaaaagtaaGATGGTAGGAAATGCAATGTTTTATATTCCATCCACTTACCTCACAGATAGGACTATCATTATTGACTAAAACCTCCTTACATTTGGTACATCTAGTTTTGTACAGATTTCCATGGAGTTCTATTAAATTCTTGGTGCCAGCTCTAACATGTAACCCATCCACATTTTGTGTGATTACAGTTATTGTTTTGTCTTTGCTGTACTTGGCTTCATATTGAGCAATTGCTATGTGACcctggaaataaaatgttttcataatataCTATATGAAATCACATTTATAAATGATTCCCAAATACATACCCAATTCTGGGTAAAGCTTGCGGTTGTACATAATCCTTCAGTATTGTTTCTCTGTtttgtgcaataaaaaataagaaaaaaaaatgactgtgtaaacaatacaaattattttatggaCCAATTTCTTCCACACAGTGTCAGGGGCCATGCAACAATAACATTAATGAAGGGAGAGTacctccgcccctaagacgacccactgacccttATTCGATTGGAGTGACGGTTAGTGTGAAgcaaggcttttgggacttaaaaaatttttcatgaaaaatgaaaatttctgaaaatgtctagtttttcatttctcttgtatagaatacttaaaaataagacgaaaaccaTCTGGGCACCTTTTGCCTAGGACGAACGGTTCGCCTGAAAATGAGCACTGAAGGTCATTGTAAACAAAGGCAAAGTCGACGGAGCCCCGCTactagtgttgcaaaaaaaccgttttttttctaatgtgaaaaaaaaccttgataaaaaacctgataaaaaactgttttttttctgggccttgtttttttttcaagagtataataactctaaaattgttagggcatttaccgttatttcataaaaatattggcaacattcattgatattaactcaacgaaagggaaatccccaaataatatacctatttatccCCTttcgatttgtttgtttgacaatACTAATGTAAGCACTGAAACTGATACAGAAAGTGAAGATGAAGAATAAATTGCAAAAAGATTATTGAATTGTAATTCAATGTTGAAAGTAGTgaattattacttaataatattttgatttattatacaaatttaatttataattgaacTAAAACgtaggctagaaaaaaaacaaatttagaaaaaaaacaacgacgcaaagttttttttcatgttttttttcaataaagtgaaaaaaaacaaatcgtttttttttcattttacatcactatCCGCTACGCGGGGCTCCTACTTCtgggtggtttaaaaaaaaataaccacaaaGGGGATGGGGAAGGGGATGGCGGGGTCTTGCAGACCCCGCCATCCCCTTCGAACCTAACCTGTCCGAGTCGGGTTTGCCCTACTAAGTCGAGGTTGCCAGTCGACGGAGCCCCGCTACGCGGGGCTCCTTGGTCCTAGACAAAAAGTGCCCAGAtggttttcgtcttatttttaggtattctatacgatggaaatgaaaaactaggcattttcagaaattttcatttttcatgaaaaattttctaagtcccaaaagccttgcacaccctttgctacactccAACCGGAGTGACTCGCAGGAATATTACTTACGGGATTAGGCTGAGCTTTAGCAGCAACTTCTCTCCTGTAGTGATAAAACTCCCATACCAAACTAGGACTCGTTCTAAAGGCCCCAGGGGTGGCCAGATTCGCAGCTTGGTATTTCCTCCAGAAACCACCAGCACCCCGAAACGTTGGTATTCCAGATTCCGCGCTAATACCGGCTCCAGATAAGATCACAACTTCTTTAGCCGACTTTAAGGCTTCTTTAAACTTTGGCATGTCACTCGATTGCCGCGATGCCATGATTCTAGGGAAACTACAAATCACTATTGTTCTACGTATTGAACTTATCAAACTAATGCACATAACTGTAAAAGGAATTAAAGCGTTGATCGAAGTTCAAAATGTAAATtcggaaataaatatttatgaaaaatggtGACAGATTGTTCATTTTTGtctatgtcaatgtcaattaaaTGACGCAGAAATTTTCGTTCTAAAATTGGTTTTACAATATAGTTGCAATTTATTACGAAAGAAGAATTTACATTGAAATAGTatgctttataaaattattatttttatctaggaACCAATAATAAAGCCTCTCATTTCAACAAGTCAAGTACTATAGATATTGGgtgaaaaagtagcctacaaaATGTTATGGTACTCTTCTACTATACCCAAATTCATATAAATCTTTTCAAATTCAGCTTTGTACTACAGGAAATTGTACGCAAACAAACGGTACAATTTGTAGCAGGTGCTCATACATGCATTGTAGCCTACAatgcttttaatatttatcaaagGAATAATCATTAGAATGAGGATGAATTCAAAGTCAATGTAGTATGTACAGAAatctaataatttaatatcactATCACAAAACTTAAGAATACAAATGCATCAACTGTTTTAAATGTCCAGGGCCTCAGGTATTGTCCGGCTACAGGGGCCTTGGAACAAGTAATGGAAATTCCACTTCCTGCTGGGGTCTGAATTGAATTCTGCTACAATTGCACCTCTATTCATGGCTTCGTGGCCATACATAGCTGCGGGGAACATCAGATAAGTTCCAAGTACCATGCAGATGTCACATTTTGACATTGCTTCTTCTGTAATCCAcagaaaacaattaaaaatattattacatgcTAAGTAGATTCTATAATttcattatataataataattacctgCTTTATTAACTACGTCAGCCTCCAAGCTTTCCCCAAACCAGGCTATGTTAGGCCTGAGAAGGCCAGAGCAACCAGATTCATTACAATGTGGTAGATCACTTTCAGGAATATTAGACAGAACCTCTGTAGCTTCTGGTGAGCCTCTGTTTGCTAATGCCTGCAAATGTagataatttatagaaatattttttttagaagcCAGTCaatctgacagccagtcttacaaAGGTGCTTTAGATTGCCaaggtaactaggttgaggtcagataggcagtcgctccttgtaaaacactgctactTGGCTGCATTCAAttaaactggaagctgactcttacatcatcctccgagccttttcccaaactatgttggggttggcttccagtctaaccggattcagctgagtaccagtgctttacaagaagcgactgcctatctgacctcctcaacccagttatctgggcaacccgataccccttggttagacgactggtgt
It encodes:
- the LOC110378145 gene encoding ATP-dependent DNA helicase DDX11, whose translation is MDIQFPFPFKPYDIQEKFMRELYLTLEQQQLGIFESPTGTGKSLSICCGALKWLKDSNQKIWDDLENEVAKLKTEISKNTASDDWLTEEYEKIKKNQTLVTLQLKLDKIKKRKDLFDQIKIRVAKQKTNSANKTIEFYFNKKDKREKCDNYKENVVEEKEDTEEDRDLLLEECEDNEDGDSEGEEIVEDDDDVTKIYISSRTHSQLSQFIGEIKRTVFAEDTRVVTLASRQHYCINSEVNKLKNVNLINERCLDMQKSKTKSTSVGEEGKVLKKTKTRSCTACPYYNQTNITRLKERMLADILDMEDLVKCGKELKACPYYASRMAMDDAEVVLISHAGIVSSGARSGISLKLQNNILILDEAHGLTAALENAHSAPVTVKQLSSVKTFLQFYINKYRARLSSKNLLTLNQISFVVGKLLGMIKPKATEKKQDETTIFTLEDFVIKAEIDHMNLRPLVEFCRNTRLAPKLHGFSMRYSQQALEEEMKKSTVSKKSSFEMFMSNIAKKKDGEKVAVVPEVKQNVTPVQVPTETSAGSGLYAILDFLEMLCDRSENGRVFAHRDSGLKYLLLNPAEHFADVVKECRSVIVAGGTMEPISEFQALLTSNSRTDDTVNIVRCEHVVPSDNVLGVCLSKGPTNVSLNFSYENRMSNELLSEIGRILRNISSIVPGGVVCFLPSYSYEQTVYDHLKNNKVLEAITKKKSLFREPKSASDVDQVLNKFAAAVKCKDGDLNGALLLSVVGGKLSEGLNFSDDLGRCVMVVGMPYPNVKSPELQEKMSYLNKAAGGGAGSIYYENLCMKAVNQCIGRAVRHANDYACVLLVDERYSRPQTMAALPSFVQKSLISNCNFGTTIGSVAKFFARHKEK
- the LOC110378146 gene encoding NAD-dependent protein deacylase sirtuin-5, mitochondrial — protein: MCISLISSIRRTIVICSFPRIMASRQSSDMPKFKEALKSAKEVVILSGAGISAESGIPTFRGAGGFWRKYQAANLATPGAFRTSPSLVWEFYHYRREVAAKAQPNPGHIAIAQYEAKYSKDKTITVITQNVDGLHVRAGTKNLIELHGNLYKTRCTKCKEVLVNNDSPICEALEGKGAPDATVVGSDIPVKSLPHCKKTGCGGLLRPHIVWFGENLDPAVMEKAQAAMATCDICLVVGTSSVVYPAAMFAPQAAARGAVVAEFNIEPTPATSDFHYYFEGPCGTTLPEALAD